GATATAATTGGTGAAAAAGCTGAAGGTTCCGTTTATTTTCATCATACATTTATATTATGTCATATGATTGCTATGAGTTCAGCTGTTTATAATCCTTTTTTATATGCAtggttaaataataattttcgaCAAGAATTTAAAGCTATTTTTCAATGTAATAATAAATTCTGTACTAATAATTCATCATTCATAACAACTAGACCCCAAACTCAATCAAAAGTCATATCACGTTACAcatgtaataataacaataataataataaggctaAAAACGATCATATGGATTGTGATaatgaagaaaatataaataatcagtTAAAAATGCATAAATCAATTAACAAACCGAAAGGGCAACATACAAGCTATATGACAATAGCTGACGGTGATGGAGGTGTATGGCAAGGACCTGTTTGCAgtgaaatcaaataaaaatgaagttaCAACTTTAACATTTATCCCTAATATCATGTGGACAAAAGAAGTAAGTCTTTAAAGACAAATTAGATAAACAAGTGAATATATCAAGATGTTGAGGGTGTTTATTGAACTTTACATTTGTTTATCAATGCCAATAAATCCATAATTTATTCACCATTATGGTTGATTAATTTCATACTTTTCATGTATATTGATATTCATAAAaagaggaatatatatatatatatgcttcatGAGTACTTGCGTGAATTGCATTTATTTAAAAGGACctattgttttctttattcattattttctttacaATTGTATTTTCTGTTTAAAAACAGAATGTATGTGTACTTGCGTGTACCTGTAAATATGTGTGTATGAGCATGTAGTTATGGATATGAGAAATCCAATGAGCTGATACTCAAAACACAACAATAACAACCACGATCTCAGAATAAAGTCCCTGCAATACAAGTACTTATGAATGACGAGTGTTCAATTAATCCTTAAACACAAATATATACGCCTATATATATGGAAAGAGATTACGGTTGCAAAAAGTACGTGGTAGGTTTCAGAAATATTCCAGCATTTAATCCATACAAAGAAGTAGAAGTATTAAAATATgatcaaatgaaataaacattcaTTCATGATTTATTAGTAATATCTGGATAAATTCCAGGGAGTAGCAGACATAAATcaagaatttttaaaaattaatgaaGTTCTTTTATTAACCTTACAAAATCTTACAAATAAATTGATCTAGTACCATTAAACTTTCTAGTGGTAATAAACTCTGAAACGCAGCGTAAATTGAGATTTTAGTGATCAGCGCTTTCACATTTATTACGAAGTTACTAGAGTGAGATTCATCCCAGTTTTCCCACTAAGTAAGAGTGAAGGTACACCTTAGATGCTTGGATGAGTGGAGCAATGTGATCTTGAGCGCTGCTAAAGATATTGGGGTGATTGCCACTTCCTTACTGTCTGTATCACTAAAGGATATTTCTTCTTAAGGGAATGAAAAATGGGAACTGAATCAGCAATATTGTTGACGGCATGGGAATGTTATCACACAGTCCAAGAGATAATTGCATACAACCAGCTACATTTAGTCATTTTGTAAATTCTTGGTATGTTAGCTGTGTAATCTGCAGACCTAACCCCTAGCAAAATCTATGGAATAATATGAGGTGCGCTGATGACTAATTCTAGTCCTAGTAGTGAATTACCTTCGAGATAATTCCCTAGGCTTCGTACATCAATCACCCTAATAACCGTTATCGAATAAATCCAAACGATGTATAAATTCAGAAGGTAACACGAAGCGctaactacagtttattattgaatagCACAGATCACCAAGTCATAAACATGCCAAGCGAATTAGAACACAAAGGTTACTTGAGCGAGCAAATACAGAGATGAATTAAGAGTAGAATCAATTAGTAGGATTCAAACACATATATGGCAAAGCAAATGATTCATTGGGTGATTCAAGCAAATAACATTTAAGCTAGGAGGGATCCGAGCTACGTCTTTCATATGTGATCAAGCGTATACGTTCATACAGATATGATAATAATACAAACATAaacgaattgttactgttcgaataacaCTGTCTGCTAAATATGTTATTCGAGAGGCTGGACAAAAGTAAACGTAAACAAACGTAATTGTAAGAGAGGTGTTATATCCTCTCATTCCGTTGAGGGGACGAAAAATCCCTATAAACACTATTTGTCTCAAGAAAAGACCACCATCATAATCGATAGTACGACTCCCACCTCAGATGTCGAGTTTGTCAGTAATAGTTTTGCAACTCTTCAACTAATCTAACTACCAAAATAGGACCTAAAGAGACGAGTTCCTAACCAGTATAACTCAATATGATATGAAGGCTTACACATCACGTCAAAGTATTAGCATCGAAGACGATTAAATATAGGACGCTGTACACTTCCGTGTGCCATTCTTGTTCTCAAACCATGGTGATCTTTTCGTCATTGTTCCAATTTTGACACATATATCGCCGAAGCAGGTAGGTAGTTCAACATACGAACTTCTTATAAAACCAGGAATCAAGACTAGAAAGAACAGATATAACTAGATCTTAATTTAGTAACGTGAAAATAAAACCATTTAAAACATACTAATCAAAGCGTCTTCAGTAACGCGTTGTAGAGAGTAAGCCATCATTTGCCTGTATTTGCTGAATAACTTCTATATCGGTCAAGAACCTTATTATTAATGATGACTGACTTTAATAATTTCATGTCAAATCATATACACATCTGTTTTCATTTACTTGAGCTTGTTACCATATTTTAAACATAATTATCTTCCCTTCGAAACTGAACGGCTATCAATTATTTTACCATCATCATCGATTGAGTTTTCAGATTGTATAATCTACATTTTCTATGTTTCCCATTTTATTTCCCACTAAATTCAAAGTAGTCGGAAAAAAAGACAATGTAATCAAATGTGATCTTGTGAAAATCGTCTAATAAGAATATCCATTTAGCTAAATCGGTATTTGATAATTACTTTAGAATCTATAAGTCTACGATAACAATCAAGCAGATTACGTAACCTAATCAGTAAAGTAAAAAATCAGAATAGGGATTGGAGGAGATCGGAgtaagtttaatagttgaattcatgagtcaatctaagctagacccccatttgaagacctggaagcactggatgaccgttttgtcctaatatACGACTCCTTAACAGTAGAAAATGATAGTTTCATTTTAGCTGTGTCAGTGatgacaataacaataataggtTGAACGAATTTCCAACGTAGAAAAAAAGTGCGAAACTTGGGAAAACAGacaaaataacaatgattaGAAGTTATCCCATTTAGATTACTAGATAAAAttctaataaatttttttaatggaTAACACTAAAAAATGGgatataatatttcatttaaatgacGAAATCTATAAATCATTCTATATAAAAGCATTTTCAATAAGAATTCATCTCATGAAGTGCCCCCCCCCGAAACGATCATAGTAACAAACGATTCAAAAAGGACAGTTTTataattaaaacatttttgaaTCTCTCATACTAGGTTTGATTTCACATGGTTTAattatattctttttgttatattccatggagaattatgaatggtaactttgagaactatttatggaccaatgtgatatgtatatttcctaatgTATAATGGCTAAGTAACCtgattattcatattcatgttccttttattataagctttattttgacctatgaactattattatacaatttacaattcttgagttatccatattctattaatta
The sequence above is drawn from the Schistosoma mansoni strain Puerto Rico chromosome 3, complete genome genome and encodes:
- a CDS encoding putative gpcr yields the protein MYSSIITIIYTVITFILQFVAPCLIISICYYRVSCVLRSRGSTKIGCGRKSREKEELEIKRNRRTNQMLIAMVIIFVVCWIPLNVLWIVVDIIGEKAEGSVYFHHTFILCHMIAMSSAVYNPFLYAWLNNNFRQEFKAIFQCNNKFCTNNSSFITTRPQTQSKVISRYTCNNNNNNNKAKNDHMDCDNEENINNQLKMHKSINKPKGQHTSYMTIADGDGGVWQGPVCSEIK